The segment GGTCTTCTCGGTGACGGCCAGACGGCGGTGGTAGAGATGGCCGCCGCCTCGGGGCTGCTCCTGGTGCCCCCCGGCAAGCGCCGGCCCCTGGAGGCCACCACCACCGGCACGGGGGAGCTGATCCGGGACGCCCTGGACCATGGCTGCCGCCGGCTCCTGGTTGCCATCGGCGGCAGCGCCACCACCGACGGCGGCACGGGCATGCTGGCGGCCCTGGGAGCCCGGTTCCTGGACGGCGCCGGGCGGCCGCTCCCGCCCGGGGGCGGCGCCTTGACCCGCCTGGAACGGATCGACCTTGACGGCCTGGATCCGCGGCTGCGCAAGGTCGCCATCCAGGTGGCGTGCGATGTGGACAATCCCCTGACGGGCCCTCGCGGCGCCGCCCGCGTGTACGCCCCCCAGAAGGGTGCCACCCCCGAGCAGGTGGAGATCCTGGAGTCGGGACTGGTACGCCTGGCAGACGTGGCGGCCCGCACCCTGGGCCATGACCGGCGGGACGAACCCGGCGCCGGCGCCGCAGGCGGCCTGGGCTTCGCCCTGGTCGCTTTCCTGGACGCCCGGCTCCGGCCCGGTGCCGAGCTGGTGATGGACGCCGCCGGCTTCGACCGTCACCTGGAAGACGCCGACCTGGTGCTGACGGGGGAAGGCCGCACCGATTCCCAGACCCTGGCGGGCAAGCTGGTGGCCCGGGTGGCTGCCCGGGCCCGCCGGTACGGGCGCCCCGTGGTGGTGATCTCCGGCGCCGTCGACCCGGCGGTGGAACCGGCCCTGAAGGAAGCGGGGGTCGCCGCCCTTCTGGCGGCGACCCCCGGGCCCGTGCCGGTGCGGCAGGCCATCGCCCAGGCCGGCCGCAACGTGGAGGCGGCGGCGGCCACGGCCCTGGCGCTGCTGCGCCTCGGGGCGGGGCTTGCCCGGGCGGAGCCACCCCGGGCATGAGCCCCAGACCGCTTCCTGCGCCTCTTCCCTGCTCCCCTACTGTGCCTTTTCCCTGCTCCCAGCCCTGCTGCCTGGCCCTGCGCCCGGGCCCTGCCACCGGACCGGCGGCTGCCCGAGCCCAGGCCGGGCCCTTGCCCGCGCCCCACCCGGGCCCCCGCCCTTGCCGCTGTGCGGGCACCTAGGGCTGTTCCATGATCCAGACCTCGTCGACGCCGTCCACCTCCTCCAGGCGGCACTCGATGACCTCCCGCCGGGAGGTAGGCACGTTCTTCCCCACGTAGTCGGCGCGAATGGGGATCTCCCGGTGGCCGCGGTCGACCAGCACCGCCAGCTGGACCGTAGCGGGGCGGCCCAGGTCCACCAGGGCGTCCAGAGCCGCCCGGATGGTGCGGCCGGTGTAGAGGACGTCGTCACAGAGGATGATGTGCTTGCCCTCGATGGAGAAGGGAACGTCGGTGTTGTTCACCGTCGGCTTCTCGCTGAGGCGCGACAGGTCGTCGCGGTACAGGGTGATGTCCAGGATGCCCACCGGCAGCTCCTTGCCTTCGAACTCGGCAATGGCCCGCGCCAGCCGCTGGGCGATGGGCACGCCACGGCGGCGGATGCCGATGAAGACCACCTGGTCCAGATCGCGGTTCCGCTCCACGATCTCATGGGCGATGCGCACCAGGGCGCGGCGCAGGGCCTCCTTGTCCATGATGCGCGCCTTTTCTTTCAGTCCTCCTGCCATGGACTTCCCTCCCGTTGGGGTGCTCGGCGCCGGGCCGGGTGCCCGGCGTGGGCGGCGTACCCGCCGGCTCGCAGGCCCCGACCGGCCCCGGCCCGCCGGTCCGTCAACC is part of the Thermaerobacter subterraneus DSM 13965 genome and harbors:
- a CDS encoding glycerate kinase; translated protein: MVQATESIMVQATASESGRLGGAAGPVPPRVLVAPDSFKGSLTAEEAAAAMARGVARGWPGAAATQLPLADGGEGTAAVLVRATGGRWIRCRVTGPLGEPVEARWGLLGDGQTAVVEMAAASGLLLVPPGKRRPLEATTTGTGELIRDALDHGCRRLLVAIGGSATTDGGTGMLAALGARFLDGAGRPLPPGGGALTRLERIDLDGLDPRLRKVAIQVACDVDNPLTGPRGAARVYAPQKGATPEQVEILESGLVRLADVAARTLGHDRRDEPGAGAAGGLGFALVAFLDARLRPGAELVMDAAGFDRHLEDADLVLTGEGRTDSQTLAGKLVARVAARARRYGRPVVVISGAVDPAVEPALKEAGVAALLAATPGPVPVRQAIAQAGRNVEAAAATALALLRLGAGLARAEPPRA
- the pyrR gene encoding bifunctional pyr operon transcriptional regulator/uracil phosphoribosyltransferase PyrR, whose protein sequence is MAGGLKEKARIMDKEALRRALVRIAHEIVERNRDLDQVVFIGIRRRGVPIAQRLARAIAEFEGKELPVGILDITLYRDDLSRLSEKPTVNNTDVPFSIEGKHIILCDDVLYTGRTIRAALDALVDLGRPATVQLAVLVDRGHREIPIRADYVGKNVPTSRREVIECRLEEVDGVDEVWIMEQP